GGGTATGTTTGGCAATGGGAATACTACCCCGAATATTACCCGCTCGACACCAGCCCGACATTCATATCCAACCATGAAGTAGGCCACGGACTGGGCCTGCCCGACTATTACGATTACGACGACGAAATCGGGCCGGGCGGCGGAATCGGCGGCGGCGACATGATGGCTGACAACACCACTGACCATAACGCTTTCAGCAAATTCCTGCTGGGCTGGATTACACCCTCGGTGTACACTTCGGGCACGAGCAACGTCACGCTGTCGTCGCAGGGCGTGGCGGGGCAGGCGCTGCAGATCATGCCGACGGCGGCTTCCGGCACGTCGTGGGACGAATATTACATGGCGGAATACCGGCAGGCTTCCGGCATTGACGAAGTCCTTCCGACCACCGGCGTCTACCTGTGGCATGTAGACGCGCGGCTCGATCTGGAAAACAATAACTATTATTATGAAAACTCTTTCTCGCGCCACAAGTTGCTGAAGCGCGTGGAAGCTGACGGAAATGACAGCATAGAAAACAACTCGGAAAGCGTGTCCGCGGGCAGCGTCTACACAAACGGGGCCACGTTCTCCCCGTCCACCACCCCGAACAGCAAAAACTATCAGGGCCTGGACACCGGCATAAAAATAGGCCCGCTGGTTTCCGGCACAAACCAGTACACGGTGCCAGTCAGCGTGCTCGCCGGGCCTGCGATAACCGACCTGTCGGCGGCGAACGGAACGGCCACCGGCGAAGTGGCGCTGTCGTGGACCGTGCCGGCCGGCGTCAGCAGTTACGACATAGCTTACGCGACCTGGACGGCAGTCGCCAGTTATCCGATGTCCTCCACGCTGGGCACCGGCTGGACGCTGGAGTCTTCCAACGGGACAACCGGCAACTGGTATATTTCCGGAGGCGCCCTGCAAAGCGGCGATATCGCGCGCGACAGCGACTATTACGGTTACTCGACCATCAGCCGCACCATCACCGGGCCTGGAACGCTTAACTTCTCGTGGAAAGTGAGTTCGGAGGAGAACTACGATTTTCTGAATTTTCTTGTTGACGGAACGCCGGTCTACCGCATCAGCGGAACCACCGACTGGTCCGCCGCCAGTTACGTCATCGCGGCGGGCGATCATTTGATCACCTGGGAATACGCCAAAGACTCTTCCGCGTCCGGCGGCGCCGACAAAAGCTATCTGAGAAACGTCACGATGAATTACAGCGACCCGGAAATCAGCTGGCCGGAAGCGACGAAACTGACCACCGCCACGGTCGGCGCGGCCGGCTCCGCCCAGACATACACCGTAACCGGGCTGAACACAGCGTATTACTACTATTTTGCGGTCCGCACAAAAACCGCGGCGGGCGCGCAGTCGGAAATGTCGAACACGGCGGAATTTCAGCCGGCGGAAGATCTTATAGCGCCGGCGGCTGTTTCCGACCTTGCCGCCTCGGGCGGCCCCTCAGCCAACCAGATAACGCTTCACTGGACCGCGCCCGGCGACGACGGCACCGCCAACAGCATAACCGGAGGAAAGTTCGAACTCCGCTACGCCAGCCATTCGGCGGTGACAGCCGGAAACAACACGCTGGTTTCCATTGCGACCTCCGCCGCGGCCGGCTCCGCGCAGACCTATACGGTAACAATTACAAGCGAACCGATGACTTACTGGTTCGCGCTGTGGACCTACGACAGCGACAGCAACGCTTCCGCTGTTTCCAATATAGCCACCGCGTCGGTCTTGCGCGACACCGCCGCGCCCGCCGCAGTCACGGATTTCGCCGTACAGCCCACCGCCGCGGAAGGCCAGCTGAAATTCAGTTGGACGGCGCCCGGCGCGGACGGCTCCTCCAATACCATCACCGACGGGGAGTTTATTATACGGTACTCCTCCACCGTCACCGACATCACGATAACCAACGGAACCGAACTGGTCATCGCAACCACCGCGGAGGCCGGCTCGGAACAACAGTATATTCTGTCGAACCTTGTATACGGCGCGACCTATTACGCCGCGTTATGGACGAGGGACGTGTCGGACAACCTGTCGGACGAATCGAACCAGGCGCACGCT
This genomic window from Elusimicrobiaceae bacterium contains:
- a CDS encoding M6 family metalloprotease domain-containing protein; its protein translation is MENAFLFLIRRFAALTSVLAIFSGGLFALAPPRPGEIDRLKTEGALKEHIAYAKAIGNNRVSNGLLQRYKYNMQKLAGKTGLSATPPPAWQNMPTTGNVKLLVVPIRFSGTDNHFTQAELVTEYEKLITFYKQSSYGQLNFSVTVLPWYTYAGTRASIPTTTAGRQAVINEALAAQNANYDYSEFDNDGNGSIDLFLTLWAGTPGGWSTFWWAYQTSYSGVSNSYDGVTLDGYVWQWEYYPEYYPLDTSPTFISNHEVGHGLGLPDYYDYDDEIGPGGGIGGGDMMADNTTDHNAFSKFLLGWITPSVYTSGTSNVTLSSQGVAGQALQIMPTAASGTSWDEYYMAEYRQASGIDEVLPTTGVYLWHVDARLDLENNNYYYENSFSRHKLLKRVEADGNDSIENNSESVSAGSVYTNGATFSPSTTPNSKNYQGLDTGIKIGPLVSGTNQYTVPVSVLAGPAITDLSAANGTATGEVALSWTVPAGVSSYDIAYATWTAVASYPMSSTLGTGWTLESSNGTTGNWYISGGALQSGDIARDSDYYGYSTISRTITGPGTLNFSWKVSSEENYDFLNFLVDGTPVYRISGTTDWSAASYVIAAGDHLITWEYAKDSSASGGADKSYLRNVTMNYSDPEISWPEATKLTTATVGAAGSAQTYTVTGLNTAYYYYFAVRTKTAAGAQSEMSNTAEFQPAEDLIAPAAVSDLAASGGPSANQITLHWTAPGDDGTANSITGGKFELRYASHSAVTAGNNTLVSIATSAAAGSAQTYTVTITSEPMTYWFALWTYDSDSNASAVSNIATASVLRDTAAPAAVTDFAVQPTAAEGQLKFSWTAPGADGSSNTITDGEFIIRYSSTVTDITITNGTELVIATTAEAGSEQQYILSNLVYGATYYAALWTRDVSDNLSDESNQAHASPYDEPPAAPASLSSSTSAGGTVTLSWPASVSPDRSYYRIYADTT